In a single window of the Limnochorda sp. L945t genome:
- the rnpM gene encoding RNase P modulator RnpM, producing the protein MSARQQPRPRKVPMRTCVGCRTVRPKREMIRIVRTPEGSVVVDPTGKRSGRGAYICPRPECLEAARRGRQLERALEHPIEDEVFDELARQLAAAGGAR; encoded by the coding sequence GTGAGCGCCCGGCAACAGCCCAGGCCGCGCAAGGTGCCCATGCGGACCTGCGTCGGGTGCCGCACCGTCCGGCCCAAGCGCGAGATGATCCGGATCGTGCGGACGCCGGAAGGGAGCGTCGTGGTCGACCCGACGGGTAAGCGGTCGGGCCGGGGGGCGTACATCTGCCCGCGGCCGGAGTGCCTCGAGGCTGCTCGGCGGGGGCGCCAGCTGGAGCGGGCGCTCGAACACCCCATCGAGGACGAGGTGTTCGACGAGCTGGCCCGGCAGCTGGCGGCCGCCGGCGGCGCACGGTAG
- a CDS encoding ribosome maturation factor RimP produces the protein MHPKAIEQLVIEQAEAVAKELGIEVVDVEFQPGPRGRVLRVFIDKPGGVSVEDCRAVSVPLSGALDRLDPIPGPYRLEVSSPGVERPLRKAEDFERFAGREVEVHTYGPVEGRRHFTGRLKGLAGDRVQLEMEDGSMVALPREGISRARLRVRWQGAVER, from the coding sequence GTGCACCCGAAGGCGATCGAGCAACTGGTCATCGAGCAGGCGGAGGCGGTAGCGAAGGAGCTCGGCATCGAGGTGGTGGACGTGGAGTTCCAGCCCGGTCCGCGGGGCCGCGTGCTGCGCGTCTTCATCGACAAGCCCGGTGGAGTGAGCGTGGAGGACTGCCGGGCGGTGAGCGTGCCCCTGTCCGGGGCGCTGGACCGGCTCGACCCCATACCCGGGCCGTACCGGCTCGAGGTCTCGTCGCCCGGCGTCGAGCGCCCTTTACGCAAAGCGGAGGATTTCGAGCGGTTCGCCGGCCGCGAGGTGGAGGTGCACACCTACGGCCCGGTCGAGGGGCGCCGCCATTTCACCGGGCGGCTGAAGGGCCTCGCAGGCGATCGGGTGCAACTCGAGATGGAGGACGGCAGCATGGTCGCGCTGCCACGGGAAGGGATCAGCAGGGCCAGGCTGCGGGTTCGCTGGCAGGGGGCTGTGGAGCGATGA
- the nusA gene encoding transcription termination factor NusA, which yields MNLELMGALNELEKERGISREVLLKAIEDAIESAFRKSSQPHQNLRVDFDDRSGRVRVFARKAVAEKVTDPSTEISLEEAQRINPRFEVDDVVEVELTLPDLGRIAAQTAKQVVVQRIREAERSRVYEEYHSREGDILTGIVRRIEHRNVYVDLGRAEGVMPPSEQVATERYTPGTRMKFYLAEVSKTAKGPQLVLSRSHPGLVRRLFELEVPEIHDGVVEIRAHAREAGHRSKIAVWSTDRNVDPVGACVGPRGARVQQVVKELRQEKVDVIAWDPDPEVFLANALQPARVLKVYLDPTDRSAKVIVPEKELSLAIGKEGQNARLAARLTGWRIDIRSEAQWAEVQQEFEEKRRQWMQARPEAAGAGAARVGREEQPATAGAAATQAPPAERPAAQPAAGAAPARTETPAQSEQVPVPAVPVAEPSRAPLEVPVDAGPAVQAEEEEIPIEPEPVKPVEEEEQQLKQKGAGKVRRIKGVRRFERRHLEEELEEAESLPTLFSSEEEGEPEAAPAPEEPAVQRQEAARRDTLAVPLFAVAKRVLESPATREAKADGKTEAKADGKTEAKAKAAPAQAGEERERPEAPPQPQAAASGAPADAATTKAAPAPTAAPAAAAAAAPRPAAQRRAEERAREAVEDADKKPKKVLRSLSELSLEDFGFQRQGPKRKGR from the coding sequence ATGAATCTCGAGCTGATGGGCGCTCTCAACGAACTGGAGAAGGAGCGTGGGATCTCCCGGGAGGTCTTGCTCAAGGCGATCGAAGACGCCATCGAGTCGGCCTTCCGCAAGTCCTCGCAGCCCCACCAAAACCTGCGGGTCGACTTCGACGACCGCAGCGGGCGGGTGCGCGTCTTCGCCCGCAAGGCGGTCGCGGAGAAGGTGACCGACCCTTCGACGGAGATCTCGCTGGAAGAGGCGCAGCGGATCAACCCGCGCTTCGAGGTCGACGACGTGGTCGAGGTCGAGCTGACTTTGCCCGACCTGGGGCGGATCGCCGCGCAGACCGCCAAGCAGGTGGTGGTGCAGCGGATCCGGGAGGCCGAGCGGAGCCGGGTGTACGAGGAGTACCACAGCCGGGAGGGGGACATCCTGACCGGCATCGTGCGGCGGATCGAGCACCGCAACGTATACGTGGACCTCGGCCGCGCCGAGGGAGTCATGCCGCCTTCGGAGCAGGTCGCGACCGAGCGGTACACGCCGGGTACCCGGATGAAGTTTTACCTGGCGGAGGTGAGCAAGACCGCCAAGGGGCCGCAGCTGGTGCTCTCCCGCAGCCATCCGGGTCTGGTGCGGCGGCTGTTCGAGCTCGAGGTGCCGGAGATCCACGACGGGGTCGTGGAGATCCGGGCCCACGCGAGAGAAGCGGGGCACCGCTCCAAGATTGCCGTCTGGTCCACGGACCGCAACGTGGATCCGGTGGGCGCCTGCGTGGGGCCGCGGGGAGCCCGGGTCCAGCAGGTGGTCAAGGAGCTGCGGCAGGAGAAAGTGGACGTCATCGCCTGGGATCCCGATCCCGAGGTTTTCCTGGCCAATGCCCTGCAGCCGGCCCGGGTCCTCAAGGTGTACCTGGACCCCACCGACCGGTCGGCGAAGGTGATCGTGCCGGAGAAGGAGCTATCGCTGGCCATCGGCAAGGAAGGGCAAAACGCCCGGCTGGCCGCCAGGCTCACGGGCTGGCGCATCGATATCCGCAGCGAGGCGCAGTGGGCCGAGGTGCAGCAGGAGTTCGAGGAGAAGCGGCGCCAGTGGATGCAGGCCAGGCCGGAGGCCGCCGGAGCGGGGGCTGCCCGGGTGGGCCGGGAGGAGCAGCCAGCGACGGCAGGAGCAGCGGCGACCCAGGCGCCCCCCGCGGAGCGGCCCGCGGCGCAGCCGGCGGCGGGGGCGGCCCCCGCTCGCACCGAAACGCCGGCACAGTCGGAGCAAGTGCCGGTCCCTGCCGTGCCGGTGGCCGAGCCGAGCCGGGCGCCCCTCGAGGTGCCGGTCGATGCCGGGCCGGCCGTGCAGGCCGAAGAAGAGGAGATCCCCATCGAGCCGGAGCCCGTCAAGCCGGTGGAAGAAGAGGAGCAGCAGCTCAAGCAAAAGGGCGCCGGCAAGGTCCGCCGCATCAAGGGTGTGCGGCGCTTCGAGCGGCGCCACCTGGAGGAAGAGCTGGAGGAGGCCGAGTCTTTGCCGACCCTGTTCTCCTCCGAAGAGGAAGGGGAGCCCGAGGCCGCTCCCGCGCCCGAAGAGCCTGCTGTTCAGCGTCAGGAGGCCGCCCGCCGGGATACACTGGCCGTCCCGCTGTTCGCGGTAGCCAAGCGGGTGCTGGAGAGCCCCGCCACCCGGGAGGCCAAGGCGGACGGAAAGACCGAGGCCAAAGCGGACGGAAAGACCGAGGCGAAGGCCAAGGCGGCTCCGGCGCAGGCCGGGGAGGAGCGCGAGCGCCCGGAGGCTCCTCCTCAGCCGCAGGCGGCGGCTTCAGGGGCCCCGGCGGATGCAGCTACGACCAAGGCGGCGCCGGCTCCGACGGCTGCCCCGGCGGCGGCCGCAGCGGCCGCGCCGCGGCCGGCGGCCCAGCGGCGCGCCGAAGAGCGGGCGCGTGAGGCCGTCGAGGATGCCGACAAGAAGCCGAAGAAAGTGCTCCGCAGTTTGTCGGAGCTTTCTCTGGAGGACTTCGGGTTCCAGCGCCAGGGGCCGAAGCGGAAGGGGCGTTGA
- the rbfA gene encoding 30S ribosome-binding factor RbfA — MARLRVERLREEYRREVSDILRRMKDPRLGFVTVTDVEMSSDLRHVKVFVSVLGSDEDLRRTMDVLEQARGYVRTEAGRRIRLRYTPEVTFQFDPSVRRGARVMTILNQLREPSGTPPADPATGQQAGRPEHEGAPS; from the coding sequence ATGGCAAGGCTTCGGGTGGAGCGGCTTCGCGAAGAGTACCGGCGAGAAGTGAGCGACATCCTCCGGCGCATGAAGGATCCGCGCCTGGGGTTCGTGACCGTGACCGACGTGGAGATGTCGAGCGACCTCCGCCACGTCAAGGTGTTCGTGAGCGTGCTGGGAAGCGACGAGGACCTGCGCCGAACGATGGACGTGCTCGAGCAGGCGCGAGGGTACGTGCGCACGGAGGCCGGGCGGCGGATCCGCCTGCGTTACACTCCGGAGGTGACGTTCCAGTTCGACCCGTCGGTGCGCCGGGGGGCGCGGGTGATGACCATCCTCAACCAGCTGCGCGAGCCGTCCGGGACGCCGCCGGCAGATCCGGCGACGGGGCAGCAGGCGGGTAGGCCGGAGCACGAGGGGGCCCCATCGTGA
- a CDS encoding L7Ae/L30e/S12e/Gadd45 family ribosomal protein, with the protein MADPATWLGLARRANKAAIGRMACRQALREGRVRLLVVAQDASEGAARYWQGEAERAGAVRVIRWGTRVALGSAMGRGPVAVIGVCDEGLAFHFLGSVSARDASGRSPAVQE; encoded by the coding sequence GTGGCGGATCCGGCAACGTGGCTGGGGCTCGCGAGAAGGGCCAACAAGGCGGCCATCGGGCGAATGGCCTGCAGGCAGGCGCTCCGGGAAGGCCGCGTGCGGTTGCTCGTGGTGGCGCAGGACGCCTCGGAGGGTGCGGCCCGGTACTGGCAAGGCGAGGCCGAGCGGGCAGGGGCGGTGCGCGTGATCCGGTGGGGCACCCGCGTCGCGCTCGGTTCGGCGATGGGTCGGGGACCGGTGGCCGTCATAGGGGTGTGTGACGAGGGCCTGGCATTCCATTTCTTGGGTTCGGTGAGCGCACGGGACGCGAGCGGGCGGTCGCCGGCCGTTCAGGAGTGA
- a CDS encoding DUF503 domain-containing protein: MSRAMVVAVASAELWISGSESLKDRRRVTRAVVDRLRARYNVSVLEMDEPLTWQRARLAVACVSHDEHLARELMDSVRRVMEGRADAELTEFSVVYYHQPSPAPAR; the protein is encoded by the coding sequence GTGAGCCGGGCCATGGTCGTGGCGGTGGCGTCCGCGGAGCTCTGGATCTCCGGGAGCGAGTCGCTCAAGGATCGCCGCCGCGTGACCCGGGCGGTCGTGGACCGGCTCCGGGCCCGCTACAACGTCTCGGTGCTGGAGATGGACGAACCGCTCACGTGGCAGCGAGCCCGCCTGGCCGTAGCATGCGTCAGTCACGACGAACATCTCGCCCGCGAGTTGATGGATAGTGTGCGCCGGGTGATGGAGGGGCGGGCCGACGCCGAGTTGACCGAGTTTTCCGTCGTGTATTACCATCAACCCTCCCCGGCGCCCGCGAGGTAG
- the infB gene encoding translation initiation factor IF-2: MKKLRVYQLAKELNVDAKMLLAFLQGRGSAASSTLSMVELDEEEVARRQFGKGTGAGEIKGARLVGRVQRAQPAPAPAPPPATAPVAPAREAPAARPAPVAPSRATPVTAGVPAPQPAGAPATAVPRPAHEAPPPAASAPKEASAAPTVEGPSVQGGSEVSAARQAPARGEQAPSRAVPQPHAQRPQAPQAPAERPKAGRPQERSQDRPQIDRPQQAARAPSGPSQGKQVPARDKKAAAKPGGVHAPAPPRPPESGRRPGPPPSHGKPGRGRPPVTSPLPKGKGHRPGPGRGPSHAPAAPPAPRGGTVELPQRIVVRDLASRLGVSAAELIKQLMKQNVMATITQEIPFEVATAVAENLGFTVQRPKSAEERFLEAKKSEASQQAGKLEPRPPVVTIMGHVDHGKTTLLDVIRKSRVAAEEYGGITQHIGAYQVEVQGRRITFLDTPGHEAFTSMRARGAQVTDIAVLVVAADDGVMPQTVEAIHHARAAGVPIIVAINKVDKPGASPDRVKQQLAEHELVAEEWGGDTVMVPVSALRKQGIDELLEMILLVADLRELKAPVDQPAQGVVIEAQLDRGRGPVATVLVKEGTLKVGDPVIVGAVPGRVRALLDDRGRPLQEAGPSTPAVVLGLSDVPQPGDSLMVTPDEETARRIAQERLEKQRAEQLRPTARMTLETLSKMAAEGETRTLPIVLKADVQGSLEALQAALQQASTPQVQVNVIHAAVGGITEADVSLASASNAIIIGFNVRPDANARRLAERDRVDVRTYRIIYEAIDDVKAAMQGMLKPRLEERVLGHAEVRRTFKVPGVGTVAGCYVTDGRVVRNGSVRVVRDGVVAFEGKIASLKRFKEDVREVAEGFECGIGIERFNDVKEGDVLEIVEVVEVRQEQPVLSGDRTGA, from the coding sequence ATGAAAAAGCTACGGGTCTATCAGCTGGCCAAGGAGCTCAACGTCGACGCGAAGATGCTCCTGGCGTTCTTGCAGGGCCGGGGTAGCGCCGCCTCTTCCACTTTGAGCATGGTCGAGCTCGACGAGGAGGAAGTGGCGCGGCGCCAGTTCGGCAAGGGTACCGGAGCCGGGGAGATCAAGGGCGCGCGGCTGGTCGGGCGGGTACAAAGGGCGCAACCGGCGCCCGCGCCGGCGCCGCCGCCTGCTACGGCGCCTGTGGCGCCTGCCAGGGAGGCTCCGGCCGCGCGCCCGGCTCCTGTGGCGCCTTCCCGCGCGACGCCGGTGACGGCCGGGGTGCCGGCGCCGCAGCCGGCCGGTGCTCCCGCCACCGCTGTGCCGCGGCCGGCTCATGAGGCTCCGCCGCCAGCGGCATCGGCCCCGAAGGAGGCCTCGGCCGCTCCCACGGTGGAGGGGCCTTCTGTCCAGGGCGGCTCGGAGGTGTCTGCTGCAAGGCAAGCGCCGGCTCGCGGCGAGCAGGCCCCCTCCAGGGCCGTCCCCCAGCCGCACGCTCAGCGGCCGCAGGCGCCGCAAGCGCCGGCGGAGCGCCCGAAGGCCGGGCGTCCGCAAGAGCGCTCCCAGGACCGCCCGCAGATAGACCGCCCGCAGCAGGCGGCCCGCGCGCCTTCGGGTCCGTCCCAGGGCAAGCAAGTGCCCGCCAGGGACAAAAAAGCTGCTGCCAAGCCCGGTGGGGTCCACGCTCCGGCGCCGCCCCGGCCTCCGGAGAGCGGCAGGCGCCCCGGACCTCCTCCGTCCCATGGCAAACCCGGGCGCGGGCGCCCTCCGGTCACGTCGCCGCTGCCGAAGGGCAAAGGGCACCGTCCGGGTCCCGGCCGCGGGCCGTCGCACGCGCCCGCCGCACCCCCCGCACCTCGCGGAGGTACGGTCGAGCTCCCGCAGCGCATCGTCGTGCGGGACCTGGCGAGCCGGCTGGGCGTTTCGGCGGCCGAGCTCATCAAGCAGCTCATGAAGCAAAACGTGATGGCCACCATCACCCAGGAGATCCCGTTCGAGGTAGCCACGGCGGTGGCCGAAAACCTGGGGTTCACCGTTCAGCGCCCCAAGAGCGCGGAGGAGAGGTTCCTCGAGGCGAAGAAGAGCGAAGCCTCGCAGCAGGCCGGCAAGCTCGAGCCTCGCCCTCCGGTGGTCACCATCATGGGCCACGTCGACCACGGCAAGACGACCCTGCTCGACGTCATCCGCAAGAGCCGGGTGGCGGCCGAGGAGTACGGCGGGATCACGCAGCACATCGGAGCGTACCAGGTGGAGGTGCAGGGCCGGCGCATCACTTTCCTCGATACCCCGGGCCACGAGGCGTTCACCTCGATGCGGGCTCGGGGCGCGCAGGTGACCGACATCGCGGTCCTGGTGGTGGCCGCCGACGACGGGGTCATGCCCCAGACCGTCGAGGCCATCCACCACGCGCGGGCGGCAGGCGTGCCCATCATCGTCGCCATCAACAAGGTCGACAAGCCGGGAGCCTCGCCGGACCGGGTCAAGCAGCAGCTGGCCGAACACGAGCTCGTGGCCGAGGAGTGGGGCGGCGACACGGTCATGGTGCCGGTCTCGGCCTTGCGCAAGCAGGGCATCGACGAGCTCTTGGAAATGATCCTGCTGGTGGCCGACCTGCGCGAGCTCAAGGCGCCCGTGGACCAGCCCGCCCAGGGCGTGGTCATCGAAGCCCAGCTCGACCGCGGCCGCGGGCCTGTCGCGACGGTCCTCGTCAAGGAAGGCACGCTCAAAGTGGGCGACCCGGTCATCGTGGGAGCCGTGCCCGGGCGGGTGCGGGCACTGCTCGACGACCGCGGGCGGCCGCTGCAAGAGGCCGGTCCGTCGACGCCGGCCGTCGTGCTGGGCCTCTCCGACGTGCCCCAACCCGGTGACTCCCTGATGGTGACGCCGGACGAAGAGACGGCGCGCAGGATCGCCCAGGAACGCCTGGAGAAACAGCGGGCGGAGCAGCTGAGGCCAACGGCCCGCATGACGCTCGAGACGCTGAGCAAGATGGCGGCCGAGGGGGAAACCCGAACGCTGCCCATCGTGCTCAAGGCCGACGTGCAGGGGTCACTCGAGGCGCTGCAGGCGGCCCTGCAGCAGGCATCGACGCCGCAGGTGCAGGTCAACGTCATCCATGCCGCGGTCGGCGGGATCACGGAGGCGGACGTCAGTCTGGCTTCGGCTTCCAACGCCATCATCATCGGCTTCAACGTGCGGCCCGACGCCAACGCCCGCCGGCTGGCGGAGCGGGACCGCGTCGACGTCCGGACCTACCGGATCATCTACGAGGCCATTGACGACGTGAAAGCGGCCATGCAGGGTATGCTCAAGCCGAGGCTGGAAGAGCGGGTGCTCGGCCATGCGGAGGTGCGCCGCACCTTCAAGGTGCCGGGCGTCGGCACCGTGGCCGGCTGTTACGTTACCGACGGCCGCGTGGTGCGCAACGGGAGCGTACGGGTCGTGCGCGACGGCGTCGTGGCCTTCGAAGGGAAGATCGCTTCGCTCAAGCGGTTCAAGGAAGACGTGCGGGAAGTGGCCGAGGGCTTCGAGTGCGGCATCGGCATCGAGCGCTTCAACGACGTCAAGGAGGGCGACGTGCTCGAGATCGTCGAGGTCGTGGAAGTGCGCCAGGAGCAGCCGGTGCTCTCCGGTGACCGCACGGGCGCGTGA